In Nitrospirota bacterium, the sequence GTTGAGACCTCGCTATCAGCGTATGAATTGTCTGTCAAAAACGCCGTTGAGATGCCGATAGTTGAGCAAGTGTATAAGGTGATTCATCAGGGGAAAGACCCCGGCTTAGCCGTCAAGGAATTGATGTCCAGAGAGTTAAAACGGGAGTTTTAAGCTGCGGCGATGGACACAGAATCGCTAAAAAGTCTCTTAAACTCATTTAAAACCGGTATAGCCAGCCTTGATGATGTGCTTAAAACTCTTAAACACATGCCGTATGAGGATTTGGAATTTGCCCGAATTGATCACCACAGAGCGCTTATTTCAGGTATGGCAGAGGTAGTGTTTGGACAAAATAAAAAGACTGAGGACTCTATAGCCATTGCGCATAAGATTTATAAAGAAAACGGGAAAGTCCTGTTAACCCGCGTAAATGAGGATGTCTATAACGGGCTAAACATAGAGGGGGCCGCATACGACAAGGATGCCCGCGTTATTACGGCAAGCGTCAAAAACATTGAACAAACGGGTAAGGTGCTGATAATATCTGCCGGCACGGCAGACATACCTGTTGCTAAAGAGGCGGCACTTACGGCATCCTTTTTAGGGAGCGCTGTTGAGACACTGTTTGATGCAGGTGTAGCCGGGCTTCACAGAATACTAAAAAACATGAGGCTTTTTGACTCTGCAAACGCAATAGTTGTAATAGCCGGCATGGAGGGAGCGCTTCCCTCCGTAGTTGGCGCTCTTACCGACAAACCTATCATAGCTGTCCCAACATCCGTAGGATATGGCACATCGCTTGGCGGATTAACCGCCTTGTTTGCTATGTTGAACTCATGTGTTCCGGGCATAGCGGTTATGAATATAGATAATGGTTTTGGGGCAGGGTG encodes:
- the larB gene encoding nickel pincer cofactor biosynthesis protein LarB — encoded protein: MDTESLKSLLNSFKTGIASLDDVLKTLKHMPYEDLEFARIDHHRALISGMAEVVFGQNKKTEDSIAIAHKIYKENGKVLLTRVNEDVYNGLNIEGAAYDKDARVITASVKNIEQTGKVLIISAGTADIPVAKEAALTASFLGSAVETLFDAGVAGLHRILKNMRLFDSANAIVVIAGMEGALPSVVGALTDKPIIAVPTSVGYGTSLGGLTALFAMLNSCVPGIAVMNIDNGFGAGCFAHKINMLSVR